CGCCGAGAGGGCGGCGCCACAGTGCACGCAGGGGGTCTGGGAGATGCTGCTCACCGAGTGCTCACGCGGCGTGTTTCCGGTCCCGCAGAAGTTCTGCCATTATATGCGCCGATTCGGCCATGGAAGGAAGGTCCACCGTCGCCACCTGTCCCGCATGCGCGGCGAGCGTCGCCGAGTCGAACCCCGTCTGCCCCACCTGCGGCTTCGACCGCAGCGGCGGTCCCCAGCCATTCGAACGGGGCACGGTGCTCGAGGGGCGCTATCGCATCGACGTCGAGGTCGGCCGGGGCGGCATGGGTGTCGTCTACCGGGGCACCGATCTGACCCTGAGCCGGCCGGTCGCCATCAAGGCGATGCGGGTCTCGGGCGCCGACGCGGGCGTGCTCGCGCGGTTCATGCACGAGGCCCG
Above is a genomic segment from bacterium containing:
- a CDS encoding protein kinase, producing the protein MEGRSTVATCPACAASVAESNPVCPTCGFDRSGGPQPFERGTVLEGRYRIDVEVGRGGMGVVYRGTDLTLSRPVAIKAMRVSGADAGVLARFMHEARALASVEHRNLVPAYAIGQEAGVYYMVMKFVEGRTLDEVLKV